The following are encoded together in the Equus quagga isolate Etosha38 chromosome 1, UCLA_HA_Equagga_1.0, whole genome shotgun sequence genome:
- the EGFL7 gene encoding epidermal growth factor-like protein 7 isoform X10, whose product MGHSPALAPLLSQATPAVCLRNARPFVRWKGQAPAQRRHGWPPLPRRAAATRVQGMTEPPSLAAGCVPSGFPGTPCPSPSCNACTSPFSPPATGTEPAAHTGHPVCLLPTCICEGSPILSAPLHFWGARPHHCWLTIYRTAYRRSPGPAPARPRYACCPGWKRTSGLPGACGVAVCQPPCQNGGVCVQPGRCHCPAGWRGDTCQTDVDECSAGQGGCPQRCVNTAGSYWCQCWEGHSPSADGAICLPKRGTARVPHPHPTTGVDSEVKEEVQRLRSRVDVLEQLLSPGTPGLADRRPGWPA is encoded by the exons ATGGGGCACTCACCGGCCCTGGCCCCGCTGCTGTCTCAGGCCACACCAGCAGTCTGTCTGAGGAACGCGCGCCCATTTGTCAGATGGAAGGGGCAG GCCCCAGCTCAGCGGAGGCACGGGTGGCCCCCACTGCCCAGAAGAGCAGCTGCCACCAGGGTCCAGGGGATGACGGAGCCCCCTTCTCTAG CCGCAGGGTGTGTGCCATCGGGGTTCCCAGGGACCCCGTGTCCGAGTCCTTCGTGCAACGCGTGTACCAGCCCTTTCTCACCACCTGCGACGGGCACCGAGCCTGCAGCACATACCG GGCATCCAGTGTGCCTGCTCCCCACCTGCATCTGTGAGGGATCGCCCATCCTGTCTGCTCCCCTCCACTTTTGGGGCGCTCGCCCCCACCATTGCTGGCT gacCATCTATAGGACCGCCTACCGCCGCAGTCCTGGGCCGGCCCCCGCCAGGCCTCGCTACGCCTGCTGCCCCGGCTGGAAGAGGACCAGTGGGCTCCCCGGGGCCTGCGGAGTAG CAGTATGCCAGCCTCCATGCCAGAACGGAGGGGTCTGTGTCCAGCCAGGCCGCTGCCACTGCCCTGCAGGATGGCGGGGCGACACCTGCCAGACAG ACGTGGATGAATGCAGTGCTGGACAGGGCGGCTGTCCCCAGCGCTGTGTCAACACCGCAGGGAGTTATTGGTGCCAGTGTTGGGAGGGGCACAGCCCCTCTGCGGATGGGGCAATCTGCCTGCCCAAGAGAGGGACCGCCAGGGTCCCCCACCCGCACCCCACAACAG GAGTGGACAGTGAGGTGAAGGAGGAGGTGCAGAGGCTTCGGTCAAGGGTGGACGTGCTGGAGCAG
- the EGFL7 gene encoding epidermal growth factor-like protein 7 isoform X9, producing MGHSPALAPLLSQATPAVCLRNARPFVRWKGQAPAQRRHGWPPLPRRAAATRVQGMTEPPSLGHPEEKAVPPGDTGHVGLPGAASGVVPGAGSGRHPAYLPAWPQGVCHRGSQGPRVRVLRATRVPALSHHLRRAPSLQHIPQYASLHARTEGSVSSQAAATALQDGGATPARQTWMNAVLDRAAVPSAVSTPQGVIGASVGRGTAPLRMGQSACPREGPPGSPTRTPQQPTDWKTVPSGVPSGSRPGSLETPHLRWRRDIITFGVDSEVKEEVQRLRSRVDVLEQLLSPGTPGLADRRPGWPA from the exons ATGGGGCACTCACCGGCCCTGGCCCCGCTGCTGTCTCAGGCCACACCAGCAGTCTGTCTGAGGAACGCGCGCCCATTTGTCAGATGGAAGGGGCAG GCCCCAGCTCAGCGGAGGCACGGGTGGCCCCCACTGCCCAGAAGAGCAGCTGCCACCAGGGTCCAGGGGATGACGGAGCCCCCTTCTCTAG GGCACCCTGAGGAGAAGGCCGTCCCACCTGGAGACACAGGCCATGTGGGGCTCCCGGGAGCTGCTTCTGGTGTGGTTCCTGGTGCTGGCAGTGGGCGGCACCCAGCATATCTACCGGCCTGG CCGCAGGGTGTGTGCCATCGGGGTTCCCAGGGACCCCGTGTCCGAGTCCTTCGTGCAACGCGTGTACCAGCCCTTTCTCACCACCTGCGACGGGCACCGAGCCTGCAGCACATACCG CAGTATGCCAGCCTCCATGCCAGAACGGAGGGGTCTGTGTCCAGCCAGGCCGCTGCCACTGCCCTGCAGGATGGCGGGGCGACACCTGCCAGACAG ACGTGGATGAATGCAGTGCTGGACAGGGCGGCTGTCCCCAGCGCTGTGTCAACACCGCAGGGAGTTATTGGTGCCAGTGTTGGGAGGGGCACAGCCCCTCTGCGGATGGGGCAATCTGCCTGCCCAAGAGAGGGACCGCCAGGGTCCCCCACCCGCACCCCACAACAG CCAACAGACTGGAAGACGGTCCCCTCCGGGGTCCCATCCGGGTCCCGCCCCGGCAGCCTGGAGACGCCGCACCTCCGCTGGCGACGGGACATTATTACTTTTG GAGTGGACAGTGAGGTGAAGGAGGAGGTGCAGAGGCTTCGGTCAAGGGTGGACGTGCTGGAGCAG